A region from the Dehalococcoides mccartyi CG5 genome encodes:
- a CDS encoding secondary thiamine-phosphate synthase enzyme YjbQ, protein MTDALPLYRLEIPSHSQTEFIDITPQIRSVIHQSGITSGLCLIFVPHTTAGLTINENADPDVITDIKAQLEQIVPSVTPFLHAEGNSAAHVKTSLMGNSLNLIIEEGMILLGTWQGIYLAEFDGPRKRTVNIKILKEK, encoded by the coding sequence ATGACTGATGCCCTGCCCCTGTACCGTCTTGAAATACCCAGCCACAGCCAAACCGAATTTATAGATATTACCCCCCAGATTCGTTCTGTTATCCACCAAAGCGGTATTACCTCCGGCCTGTGCCTTATTTTTGTCCCTCACACTACTGCCGGACTGACTATAAACGAAAATGCCGACCCTGACGTTATCACCGATATCAAAGCCCAGCTTGAACAGATAGTCCCTTCCGTTACTCCCTTCCTTCACGCCGAAGGCAACTCGGCCGCCCATGTCAAAACCAGCCTGATGGGAAACAGCCTGAACCTGATTATAGAAGAAGGAATGATACTGTTGGGAACATGGCAGGGTATTTACCTTGCTGAATTTGATGGTCCCCGGAAACGTACAGTGAATATAAAAATCCTCAAGGAAAAGTAA
- a CDS encoding PAS domain S-box protein: MTNQKPPSLLRDKYFRYVTGLSILVIALGLYSVLSPQDLLQNPNWELFTTSVEAATIIIIVAIATWRWGIKLSMLWASGILITGMLLLVTIGIFEPIILILVLVTLGASWLVSLIIHNHSRIISHEEELNQILSMIRDINHHITHIDNEEELMERVCERLVYAGRYQVAWIGYAPPDQLVVEPRYHAVNGQSRLSTEKCPAQHCLHLPGEPIQQAIKSRSLIVVPDIQTQPADNSAPHCQHCHSLLCSPIDFGNELLGILCVYSNNPDVFGREEVSLLREVSQDISLGVEKIRHRQEIAKTETRMKEERDKAQLYLDIAGVIIVILNADETISQINKRGCQILGYEYQEIVGQNWFEKFIPGYRRLIKRSMYKQIISGKADLPERYMDVILTKNDQEKVILWHSTAIRNKDGQIVSILYSGEDVTELKHTEEALRMSEEKYHTLFETMAQGAIYVNDKGTIIETNPAANAIFGKHESELLGTNIADPARTYVHEDGSIMPPGENPVIVALKTGKAVRNVFMGIKNNRSDDIRWVNLFALPLFHINQENSYMVYTTFTDISRLKNARDALTRSENRYRSIFETAASIIISFDPNGIINDCNMRIEEILGYTPAEILGTNFLDIIEDSFREEIRKHIASLNQGDIIYNKDCRMLHKDGQYRDVMVNCSTLIDEHGIVLNEICIITDITQQKQTNYALIASEEKIRSMFNGVNEGIVVMDAKGYITEINQTMLKMNHCTSKDQLIGRHGLEFIVPKDREEARAYLTQADHLNEVRNLELRCLRSDGTEYFSQISGAVLRGYAGEIQGIIILSVDITERKQMEQQLIMTDRMASVGELASGLAHEINNPLTGIVGFSELLLMNELEESIKEDIQTIHREALRAAEIVRNLLTFARQHTPTREAGDINLSIHKVLELRKHDHRINNIRCLTDLDPDLPRVMLDFFQIQQVLINIIINAEFFLRLKDHPQITIKTSQHNGHVIISISDNGPGISPENMKRIFDPFFTTKEVGKGTGLGLSICHGIIEEHHGKISVESTLGNGATFRIELPFADIKPASPADGLNQTAG; encoded by the coding sequence GTGACAAACCAAAAGCCCCCCTCTCTTTTAAGAGATAAGTACTTCAGATACGTCACCGGATTATCCATACTGGTAATCGCATTAGGGTTATATTCGGTTTTATCCCCTCAAGACCTCCTTCAAAACCCCAATTGGGAACTTTTTACCACCAGCGTAGAAGCAGCTACAATCATAATCATCGTTGCCATTGCCACCTGGCGCTGGGGAATTAAACTTTCCATGCTCTGGGCAAGCGGCATTTTGATTACAGGCATGCTGTTGCTGGTTACAATCGGCATATTTGAACCAATTATCCTTATACTTGTATTAGTAACTTTGGGTGCAAGCTGGCTGGTAAGCCTTATAATTCACAACCATAGCCGGATTATCAGCCATGAGGAAGAACTCAATCAGATACTTTCCATGATACGGGACATCAACCACCACATTACCCATATAGATAACGAAGAAGAGCTGATGGAACGGGTGTGTGAAAGGCTGGTTTATGCCGGGCGATATCAGGTAGCCTGGATAGGCTATGCGCCCCCTGACCAGCTGGTAGTTGAACCCCGTTATCACGCTGTAAACGGGCAATCCCGCCTTTCAACCGAAAAATGCCCCGCCCAGCACTGCCTGCACCTACCCGGCGAACCGATACAGCAGGCTATTAAAAGCCGCAGTCTGATAGTAGTGCCGGATATTCAAACCCAACCGGCTGATAACTCTGCCCCACACTGCCAGCATTGCCACAGTCTGCTTTGTTCGCCTATTGATTTCGGGAATGAATTGCTGGGAATATTATGCGTTTATTCAAATAACCCTGACGTATTCGGAAGAGAAGAAGTCTCCCTTCTGCGTGAGGTTTCCCAAGATATATCGCTGGGGGTGGAAAAAATACGCCACCGTCAGGAAATTGCCAAAACCGAAACCCGGATGAAAGAAGAACGGGACAAAGCCCAGCTTTATCTGGATATTGCGGGCGTAATTATAGTTATCCTCAATGCAGATGAAACTATTTCACAGATTAACAAACGGGGTTGCCAGATACTGGGGTATGAATATCAGGAAATTGTGGGCCAAAACTGGTTTGAGAAGTTTATACCGGGCTACCGCCGCCTGATAAAACGTTCCATGTACAAACAGATTATATCCGGCAAAGCCGATTTGCCGGAACGCTATATGGATGTAATCCTGACTAAAAACGACCAGGAAAAGGTAATCCTGTGGCATTCTACCGCTATCCGTAACAAAGACGGGCAGATAGTTTCGATACTGTACTCAGGTGAAGATGTTACCGAGCTGAAACATACTGAAGAAGCCCTGCGCATGTCCGAAGAAAAGTACCACACTTTGTTTGAAACTATGGCCCAGGGGGCTATTTATGTTAATGATAAAGGCACCATAATTGAAACCAACCCGGCGGCAAATGCCATTTTCGGGAAGCACGAAAGCGAACTGCTGGGCACAAACATTGCCGACCCTGCCCGGACATATGTGCATGAAGACGGCTCAATCATGCCGCCCGGTGAAAATCCCGTAATAGTCGCCTTGAAGACTGGAAAAGCGGTACGTAATGTTTTCATGGGCATTAAGAATAACCGCTCTGACGATATCCGCTGGGTAAATCTGTTTGCTCTTCCCTTGTTCCATATCAATCAGGAAAATTCATATATGGTTTACACCACCTTTACAGATATAAGCCGCCTGAAAAATGCCCGTGATGCCCTTACCCGCAGCGAAAACCGCTACCGCTCAATATTTGAAACCGCCGCCAGCATAATTATCTCGTTTGACCCGAACGGAATTATCAATGACTGCAATATGCGTATCGAGGAAATTCTGGGATACACCCCGGCTGAAATACTTGGCACAAATTTTCTGGATATCATAGAGGATTCTTTCCGAGAGGAAATCCGCAAACATATTGCCAGTCTGAACCAAGGGGATATTATCTACAACAAAGATTGCCGCATGCTGCACAAAGACGGCCAATACCGGGATGTCATGGTGAACTGCTCTACCCTGATTGACGAGCATGGTATTGTGCTGAACGAAATTTGCATTATCACTGACATTACACAGCAGAAACAAACCAATTATGCCCTGATAGCCTCGGAAGAGAAAATCCGCAGTATGTTCAACGGGGTTAACGAAGGCATAGTTGTTATGGATGCCAAGGGATACATTACTGAAATAAACCAAACTATGCTAAAGATGAATCACTGCACCAGCAAAGACCAATTAATAGGCCGACACGGGCTGGAATTTATTGTCCCCAAAGACCGTGAGGAAGCCAGAGCATACCTGACCCAAGCAGACCATCTGAATGAAGTACGCAATTTGGAGCTCCGGTGTTTACGCTCGGACGGGACCGAATACTTCAGCCAGATAAGCGGGGCGGTACTCCGCGGATATGCCGGCGAGATTCAGGGCATAATAATACTCAGCGTAGATATAACTGAACGCAAACAGATGGAGCAGCAGCTTATTATGACTGACCGCATGGCTTCCGTAGGTGAACTGGCTTCCGGTCTGGCTCATGAAATAAACAACCCTCTTACAGGTATCGTGGGTTTCAGCGAATTGCTGCTGATGAATGAACTGGAAGAATCCATAAAAGAAGATATCCAAACCATTCACCGCGAGGCACTACGGGCAGCCGAGATAGTTCGTAACCTCCTTACCTTTGCCCGTCAGCATACTCCCACCCGTGAAGCCGGTGATATAAACTTGAGCATTCACAAGGTACTGGAATTACGCAAACATGACCACCGGATTAATAATATCCGCTGCCTGACTGATTTGGATCCAGATCTGCCCCGGGTAATGCTGGACTTCTTCCAGATTCAGCAGGTACTGATAAATATTATTATCAATGCAGAGTTTTTCCTGCGGCTTAAGGATCACCCCCAGATAACCATAAAGACCAGCCAGCATAACGGGCACGTCATAATCAGTATTTCAGATAACGGCCCGGGCATCAGCCCCGAAAATATGAAACGTATTTTTGACCCTTTCTTTACCACCAAGGAGGTTGGCAAAGGAACCGGGCTGGGTCTTTCCATATGCCACGGCATTATCGAGGAACACCACGGTAAAATATCCGTAGAAAGCACCCTTGGAAACGGGGCTACTTTCCGCATTGAATTGCCGTTTGCAGATATCAAGCCGGCTTCCCCTGCTGACGGCCTTAACCAAACAGCCGGGTAG
- a CDS encoding response regulator, producing the protein MSKIKILIADDEEHIRQLVCSILDKGYQIVQARNGEEAVKESREQNFDLILMDIMMPKLDGLAACCMLKGDKQTSSTPIIMLTGVGYELNKKLSQQLGADGYITKPFNPQELRNKVSEFIKHD; encoded by the coding sequence ATGTCCAAAATAAAAATACTGATAGCTGATGACGAAGAACACATCAGGCAGCTGGTTTGCAGCATACTGGACAAAGGCTATCAGATAGTTCAGGCTAGAAATGGCGAAGAAGCCGTGAAAGAATCACGCGAGCAGAATTTTGACCTGATACTCATGGATATCATGATGCCCAAACTGGACGGGTTGGCGGCCTGTTGCATGCTCAAAGGTGACAAGCAAACCAGTTCCACTCCTATTATTATGCTGACCGGGGTGGGCTACGAATTGAACAAGAAACTCAGCCAACAGCTGGGTGCGGACGGCTATATTACCAAACCCTTTAATCCCCAGGAACTGCGCAACAAGGTGAGTGAATTTATCAAGCATGACTGA
- the trpD gene encoding anthranilate phosphoribosyltransferase → MDENRVKNFGAVISRLISKENLSREEVKDCFSQIMRNEQPDLQQGAFMAALTAKGETASEIAGVWEAIYEQDTVRVKLQVNKPVVDNCGTGMDSLKTFNISTAASIVAAAGGVVLAKHGARALSGSCGTIDMLESLGVDVETDVETVKRSIETVGIGIFNGMSAKVHPQALFRILSQIRFGTTLNIAGSLANPALPHYAVRGVYSSELLQPVAEVMREIGYKKALVIFGSAPGGRGMDELSNLGESRIAELGEDGQITEYSLSPVDFGLKVRQAEDILTSGDKQGETLRLLRILSGKENGAAFEVVCLNTAPVFYVAGAVSSLREGYAKAAEIIRSGVAIAKLRQWIQAQNANPEAGIARLESLLGELDGAKIS, encoded by the coding sequence ATGGACGAAAACAGAGTAAAAAATTTCGGGGCTGTTATCAGCCGCCTTATCTCAAAGGAAAATCTGAGCCGTGAGGAGGTTAAAGACTGTTTTTCCCAGATAATGCGGAATGAACAGCCTGACCTTCAGCAGGGTGCGTTTATGGCCGCCCTTACCGCCAAGGGCGAAACGGCATCTGAGATTGCTGGTGTCTGGGAAGCTATATATGAGCAGGATACTGTTCGGGTTAAGCTGCAGGTAAACAAACCGGTGGTGGATAACTGCGGGACAGGCATGGACAGCCTGAAAACCTTCAATATCAGTACAGCTGCTTCAATTGTGGCGGCGGCGGGCGGGGTGGTACTGGCCAAACATGGTGCCAGAGCCCTCAGCGGGAGCTGCGGCACTATTGATATGCTTGAATCACTGGGCGTTGACGTGGAAACAGATGTGGAGACGGTCAAGCGGAGTATTGAAACAGTGGGCATAGGTATTTTTAACGGTATGAGTGCCAAGGTTCACCCGCAGGCTCTTTTCCGCATTCTTTCCCAGATACGTTTCGGCACTACCCTTAATATTGCCGGTTCACTGGCAAACCCGGCTTTGCCCCATTATGCGGTAAGGGGTGTATACTCATCCGAACTTTTACAGCCTGTAGCTGAGGTAATGCGTGAAATAGGTTATAAAAAAGCTTTGGTTATCTTCGGGTCTGCACCCGGCGGACGCGGGATGGACGAGCTTTCAAATCTGGGTGAAAGCCGCATTGCCGAACTTGGGGAAGACGGGCAGATTACTGAATACAGCCTGTCCCCGGTGGATTTCGGTTTGAAGGTTCGCCAGGCGGAGGACATTCTTACCTCAGGTGACAAACAGGGTGAAACCCTGAGACTGCTAAGGATTCTTTCGGGTAAGGAAAATGGGGCTGCTTTTGAAGTGGTTTGTTTGAATACGGCACCTGTTTTCTATGTAGCCGGTGCGGTTAGTAGCCTTAGAGAAGGTTATGCTAAAGCGGCCGAAATAATCCGTTCGGGTGTGGCCATTGCCAAGCTTCGGCAGTGGATACAGGCCCAAAACGCCAACCCTGAAGCGGGCATTGCCCGGCTGGAAAGTCTGCTGGGTGAGCTGGATGGGGCAAAAATCAGCTAG
- a CDS encoding cobyrinate a,c-diamide synthase → MNFPRIVIAGVSSSSGKTTISSGLTAALAQRGHKVAAYKCGPDYIDPGYLTLASNNPCHNLDSWMLSKDAMTEVFFHGLKNRDIALVEGVMGLYDGYSGERPGGSTAEIARLLSAPVILLVNISHMAESAAAIVLGYKNLDPRINIAGVILNQAGSTRHYEICRKAIEKYASTPVIGYLLRNKDLVIPERHLGLKTTSEGGELETFIQNLATRIESTIDIDRILEIARNAPPLPEKPLPCLFPETPACPVTRIAVAKDEAFSFYYQANLDMLSDWGAELCYFSPVHDTCLPPDIGGIYIGGGFPEIMAAELSANQPMKDTLTKAAADGMPIYAECGGLMYLSEAIEDFDSTKYLMLGLLPGISVMQKKLHRLGYTRAAVQNDNILSAKGTELRGHIFHWSKLPSPQTKPAYTLLEPAEFVGQNEGFIIGGSTNVLASYLHLHFGTNPDLAKNFIRISKDFCTI, encoded by the coding sequence ATGAATTTCCCCCGTATTGTTATAGCCGGAGTTTCTTCAAGCAGCGGCAAGACTACCATAAGCAGCGGCCTTACTGCCGCCCTTGCCCAACGCGGACACAAAGTAGCCGCCTATAAGTGCGGCCCTGATTATATAGACCCCGGATACCTTACTCTGGCTTCAAATAATCCCTGCCATAACCTTGATTCGTGGATGCTAAGTAAAGACGCTATGACAGAGGTATTTTTTCACGGTCTGAAAAACCGGGATATAGCTCTGGTAGAAGGCGTTATGGGACTGTATGACGGATACAGCGGGGAACGCCCCGGAGGGTCTACAGCCGAAATAGCCCGGTTACTCTCAGCCCCTGTTATACTGTTGGTAAATATTTCACATATGGCTGAAAGTGCTGCCGCCATAGTTCTGGGTTATAAAAATCTGGATCCCCGTATAAATATTGCCGGCGTTATACTCAACCAGGCAGGGAGTACGCGCCATTATGAAATCTGCCGCAAAGCAATTGAAAAATATGCCTCAACCCCGGTGATAGGCTACCTGCTTCGCAATAAAGATTTGGTCATACCGGAACGCCATCTGGGATTGAAAACTACCTCTGAAGGCGGAGAACTGGAAACCTTTATCCAAAATCTGGCTACCCGTATTGAAAGCACTATAGATATTGACCGTATTCTGGAAATTGCCCGCAATGCCCCACCCCTGCCTGAGAAACCCCTGCCTTGTCTGTTCCCAGAAACTCCAGCCTGCCCCGTTACCCGCATAGCCGTAGCCAAAGATGAAGCTTTCAGTTTTTATTATCAGGCTAATCTGGATATGTTGTCCGACTGGGGGGCAGAGCTTTGTTATTTCAGCCCGGTGCATGATACCTGCCTGCCTCCGGATATCGGCGGCATATATATAGGAGGCGGCTTTCCGGAAATAATGGCCGCTGAACTGAGTGCCAACCAGCCCATGAAAGACACACTGACCAAAGCGGCGGCGGATGGCATGCCCATTTATGCCGAATGCGGCGGGCTTATGTATTTATCCGAGGCTATAGAAGATTTTGATAGTACTAAATACTTAATGCTGGGACTGCTACCTGGCATATCCGTTATGCAGAAGAAGCTTCACCGTCTGGGATATACCAGAGCAGCGGTGCAAAATGACAATATCCTGTCTGCCAAAGGCACAGAACTCCGCGGCCACATTTTCCACTGGTCAAAGCTGCCCTCACCCCAGACCAAACCTGCCTATACCTTGCTGGAACCAGCCGAATTTGTCGGCCAAAATGAAGGCTTTATCATAGGGGGCAGTACTAACGTACTGGCCAGTTATCTTCACCTTCATTTCGGCACAAATCCCGACCTGGCAAAGAATTTTATTCGTATTTCCAAAGATTTTTGTACAATTTAA
- a CDS encoding zinc-dependent dehydrogenase, whose protein sequence is MKAVLLEKPGELRLAEVVTPYCPKGGVLLKVLCCAICGTDVKMFRRGHRDLEYPRILGHEIAAEVVCSGHPDFEAGCRVQVYPGIACGVCPLCLQGRENLCRKVKIIGFNYDGGLAEYMALPPESLPVGLNIIPEHVSDEEASLAEPLASCIHAQSVCRVGDGDRVLVLGAGPLGLLQAMLARHNGAEQVLVAEVLPERVNGAELASPDGVIDLGKTSLKQGVFDQTGGAGVDVILIASSGVEVGELPFILSPGGRINFFSGLPKDRSELIIDANAVHYQELVINGSYGSTAADNAEALRLIGKGIIPVKRLISRITGISDIEAAFLGVERLDGLKTIIKFHK, encoded by the coding sequence ATGAAAGCAGTCTTATTGGAAAAACCGGGTGAACTAAGGCTTGCAGAGGTGGTTACTCCATACTGCCCGAAAGGCGGGGTACTGCTAAAGGTACTTTGCTGCGCAATCTGCGGGACAGACGTAAAGATGTTTCGGCGGGGGCATCGTGACCTTGAGTACCCCCGGATACTGGGGCATGAAATAGCCGCCGAGGTAGTCTGCTCTGGACACCCTGATTTTGAGGCAGGTTGCCGGGTACAGGTTTACCCCGGTATTGCCTGCGGGGTTTGCCCTCTCTGCTTGCAGGGCAGGGAGAACCTGTGCCGGAAGGTAAAAATAATCGGTTTTAACTATGACGGGGGCTTGGCCGAATATATGGCACTCCCCCCTGAAAGCCTTCCGGTTGGGCTTAACATAATACCTGAACATGTTTCAGACGAGGAAGCCTCTCTGGCCGAGCCGCTTGCCAGCTGTATCCACGCCCAGTCTGTTTGCCGGGTGGGAGACGGGGACAGGGTGCTGGTGCTTGGGGCGGGTCCTTTGGGCCTTTTGCAAGCCATGCTGGCCAGACACAACGGAGCGGAACAGGTGCTCGTGGCCGAAGTCCTGCCCGAAAGGGTGAATGGGGCAGAACTGGCCAGCCCTGACGGGGTAATAGATTTGGGTAAAACCAGCCTTAAGCAGGGGGTTTTTGACCAGACCGGTGGGGCAGGGGTAGACGTAATCTTGATTGCCAGTTCGGGGGTGGAAGTGGGAGAGCTTCCCTTTATTTTAAGCCCAGGCGGGCGGATAAATTTCTTTTCCGGCCTGCCCAAAGACCGCTCTGAGCTTATCATTGATGCAAATGCCGTGCATTATCAGGAACTGGTTATTAATGGCTCTTACGGCTCTACCGCGGCGGATAATGCCGAAGCCCTCCGCCTGATAGGGAAGGGAATTATACCTGTAAAAAGGCTTATCAGCCGGATAACAGGTATTTCAGATATAGAGGCAGCTTTTCTGGGAGTAGAAAGGCTGGATGGTCTTAAAACCATAATAAAATTTCATAAATGA